The stretch of DNA GAGTCGGAGGTGCTGCTCCCGAAAATGCTGTTGTCGCATGACAGAGAACTCATGATGGTACATACGAGAGCCGTACAGATCAGGATAGAGTTTAATCGCATAAGGTATCCAATAGACCAGAAAGATGTGAGTGATTTCGCGGTTATTTCCGTGGCGGACGGACCGATGGCAGCAGGACATTTCCAACCCGCATCGTCCGGAAAACTCAGGGTACCGGATCATAGGTGCCAGGCGGGACACTCTGTCTGCATGAACTAATCCGCCTGACCGTTAAAACCAGCCCTTTCCTGATACCATACCGCCTGACCGCTTCAACCGAATACCGCGAACATGTGGGTTCGTATCTGCATTTGATAAAACCTGATGTGCCGAAATGAGAGCAGCGGTGATACAAACCCACGCCCTGTATATATAACCGTGCGCTCACCTGTTTTCCGGGGCTTCTGAACGAATCGGCGAATCCGAGGAAAAATGGGAGCATGAACATTAACAGCCAGAAATACGGATTGGTTTTCAGTTTCCGCAATGAGGGCATTTGGACATGGCCTCAAGACGTTTGTTTCCGCATGACGGGCAGGGAGAGAGCTTTCCTTTAGGTCGCGAGAAAAAGTATATGATCAGACCGAGAGGGCCGGTAATGAGAACAAGAATAAGCCAGCCGACGGGGCTTCCGACCGCGCGGGCTTTTGCATCTTTAACAACCCAG from bacterium encodes:
- the yidD gene encoding membrane protein insertion efficiency factor YidD, producing MPSLRKLKTNPYFWLLMFMLPFFLGFADSFRSPGKQVSARLYIQGVGLYHRCSHFGTSGFIKCRYEPTCSRYSVEAVRRYGIRKGLVLTVRRISSCRQSVPPGTYDPVP